One window of Gloeothece citriformis PCC 7424 genomic DNA carries:
- the kaiC gene encoding circadian clock protein KaiC, with translation MNEPIPNGQEQYKVTTKGVRKLRTMIEGFDEISHGGLPVGRTTLVSGTSGTGKTLLAIQFLYHGIKYFDYPGLFVTFEESPIDIIQNAYSFGWDLNELIEEGKLFILDASPDPEGQEVVGSFDLSALIERIQYAIKKYKAKLVSVDSVTAVFQQYEAVSVVRREIFRLVARLKQLKVTSIMTTERVEEYGPIARFGVEEFVSDNVVVLRNVLEGERRRRTAEILKLRGTTHMKGEYPFTITNDGINIFPLGAMRLTQRSSNVRISSGVKTLDEMCGGGFFKDSIILATGATGTGKTLLVSKFLEEGCRRGERAILFAYEESRAQLSRNASSWGIDFEEMERKGLLKLLCSYPESAGLEDHLQIIKSEIALFKPSRIAIDSLSALARGVTNNAFRQFVIGVTGYAKQEEITGFFTNTTDQFMGAHSITESHISTITDTILMLQYVEIRGEMSRAINVFKMRGSWHDKGIREYSISQDGAEIKDSFRNYERIISGSPTRISVDEKSELSRIVRGVKDKTLDE, from the coding sequence ATGAATGAACCCATTCCCAACGGACAAGAACAATACAAGGTCACCACCAAAGGAGTCCGAAAATTAAGAACGATGATTGAAGGATTTGACGAGATTAGTCATGGGGGTTTACCCGTTGGGCGCACAACATTAGTCAGTGGAACGTCAGGAACCGGTAAAACTCTATTAGCCATTCAATTTCTCTATCATGGCATTAAATATTTTGACTATCCAGGTTTGTTTGTTACCTTTGAAGAATCACCCATCGATATTATTCAGAATGCCTATAGTTTTGGTTGGGATCTTAATGAATTAATTGAAGAAGGAAAATTGTTTATTTTAGATGCTTCCCCCGATCCGGAAGGACAGGAAGTCGTCGGCAGTTTTGATCTGTCTGCCCTCATTGAACGCATTCAATATGCTATTAAAAAATATAAAGCTAAATTAGTCTCCGTTGACTCCGTAACTGCCGTCTTTCAACAATATGAAGCGGTGTCTGTGGTTCGTCGGGAAATTTTTCGTCTCGTCGCTCGTTTAAAACAGTTAAAAGTTACCTCTATTATGACGACTGAGCGAGTCGAAGAATATGGGCCGATCGCTCGTTTTGGGGTAGAAGAATTTGTCTCTGATAATGTGGTTGTTCTTCGCAATGTTTTAGAAGGAGAACGCCGCCGCAGAACCGCAGAAATTTTAAAACTTCGCGGCACAACTCACATGAAAGGAGAATACCCCTTTACCATTACTAATGATGGGATCAATATTTTCCCCTTGGGAGCAATGCGCCTCACTCAACGATCGTCTAATGTCCGCATTTCTTCGGGGGTTAAAACTCTCGATGAAATGTGTGGCGGTGGGTTCTTTAAAGATTCTATTATTCTCGCTACAGGAGCAACCGGAACCGGCAAAACCTTATTAGTGAGTAAATTTTTAGAAGAGGGGTGTCGCCGAGGAGAACGAGCAATCCTTTTTGCCTATGAAGAATCTCGCGCTCAATTGTCTCGTAATGCCTCTTCATGGGGCATTGATTTTGAGGAGATGGAAAGAAAAGGTCTGTTAAAGTTATTATGCTCTTATCCTGAATCAGCCGGGTTAGAAGACCATTTACAAATTATTAAATCTGAAATTGCTTTGTTTAAACCCTCCCGAATTGCGATCGATTCTTTGTCTGCTTTAGCAAGAGGGGTTACTAATAATGCCTTTAGGCAATTTGTGATTGGGGTGACGGGTTACGCTAAACAAGAAGAAATTACTGGGTTTTTTACCAATACGACGGATCAATTTATGGGCGCTCATTCTATTACTGAGTCTCATATTTCTACCATTACCGATACTATTCTCATGCTGCAATATGTGGAAATTCGAGGTGAAATGTCTCGCGCTATTAATGTGTTTAAAATGCGGGGATCATGGCATGATAAGGGCATCCGAGAGTATAGTATTAGTCAAGATGGGGCTGAAATTAAGGATTCTTTCCGCAATTATGAGCGCATTATTAGCGGTTCTCCAACTCGAATTAGTGTGGATGAAAAGAGTGAATTGTCTCGTATTGTTCGAGGGGTTAAGGATAAAACTTTAGATGAATAA
- the kaiB gene encoding circadian clock protein KaiB — MNTFRKTYVLKLYVAGNTPNSVRALKTLKTILEQEFQGVYALKVIDVLKNPQLAEEDKILATPTLAKVLPPPVRKIIGDLSDREKVLIGLDLLYDEIQDRESELDF; from the coding sequence ATGAATACTTTTAGAAAAACCTATGTATTAAAACTCTATGTCGCTGGAAACACCCCTAATTCTGTTAGGGCACTTAAAACATTGAAAACAATTTTAGAGCAAGAATTTCAAGGAGTGTATGCTCTAAAAGTCATTGATGTGCTAAAAAATCCCCAACTCGCTGAAGAAGATAAAATTTTAGCCACCCCCACCTTAGCTAAAGTTTTACCGCCCCCCGTCCGGAAAATTATTGGAGATCTTTCCGATCGAGAAAAAGTATTAATCGGGCTAGATTTACTCTACGATGAAATCCAAGATCGAGAATCTGAATTAGATTTTTAG
- a CDS encoding circadian clock protein KaiA: MHFRLTIYLFIPDPSLAQSLTHLLSTERYNINLVDSPNELIDVIEDNKEKIDCLVVLNQPSLLPLFNQLYEEGILLPIVLLETPIENTAPMTGGQENGEENQKAAKLSEAPTCLYHSAEVRVKVNELEDISSIIDQAITRFLHLGPNCSVTDQSLIRSKPNQVEDKQNFLLLQQRRLAEKLKERLGYLGVYYKRNSQYFYRNLSQSEKKELLSQLGSEYREVIINYFSQDFPINETIDQFVNRCFFVDISVSQILEIHMELMDEFSQQLKLEGRSEEILLDYRLALIDILAHLGEMYRRSIPREDIPYELLFRID, encoded by the coding sequence TTGCATTTTCGATTGACTATCTATCTATTTATTCCAGACCCCTCCCTTGCTCAGTCTTTGACCCACTTACTGAGTACAGAGCGTTACAATATTAATTTAGTTGACTCCCCCAATGAGTTAATAGACGTAATTGAGGACAATAAAGAAAAAATTGATTGTTTGGTGGTTTTAAATCAGCCTTCTCTCCTGCCTTTATTTAATCAGCTTTATGAAGAAGGGATCTTATTGCCGATTGTGCTGCTGGAAACTCCTATAGAAAATACTGCTCCTATGACAGGAGGACAAGAAAATGGAGAAGAAAACCAAAAAGCCGCTAAACTTTCAGAAGCCCCTACCTGTCTCTATCATTCCGCCGAAGTTCGTGTTAAGGTGAATGAATTAGAAGATATTTCTTCTATTATCGATCAGGCCATTACCCGATTTCTTCATCTAGGGCCGAATTGTTCTGTAACCGATCAATCTCTCATTCGCAGTAAACCCAATCAGGTGGAGGACAAACAAAATTTTTTACTGCTTCAACAACGCCGCCTAGCCGAAAAACTCAAGGAACGATTGGGTTATTTAGGAGTATACTATAAAAGAAATTCTCAATATTTTTATCGGAATCTATCTCAAAGTGAAAAAAAAGAACTATTGAGTCAGTTAGGGTCAGAGTATCGAGAAGTGATCATTAACTATTTTTCACAAGATTTTCCGATCAATGAAACAATCGATCAATTTGTCAATCGTTGTTTCTTTGTTGATATTTCAGTTTCTCAAATTTTAGAAATTCACATGGAGTTAATGGATGAATTTTCTCAACAACTTAAACTAGAAGGAAGAAGTGAAGAAATTTTATTAGATTATCGTCTGGCTTTAATTGACATTTTAGCTCATTTAGGAGAAATGTATCGTCGCTCAATTCCCAGAGAAGACATTCCTTATGAATTATTATTTAGAATCGATTAA
- a CDS encoding hybrid sensor histidine kinase/response regulator, whose translation MFSSTVTLDHFIQPVHVCEPTTDLETILTIFQSKPEEVIAVVNEQGILMGTITGSRLLLYLPDLLNFHLPLSQCIKEYHNLLTPIISLSAKMSVGQLCLSLPEVAANESYLQSYGLVDEQGKFLGLLNNWSLLKFLLSHSSNRLSPSFRSHSSFLEQVLGEFFEQVPFPVLMSSGKGQVLYQNSTWFKQLGDYLPYDPTNPSFCPSFSLTPVVVNPYSSFKVSSSLEDNLPTLKEQAFRAVQLLSRQGHPNYLSVSAENTDLSPWQLPHSSQNLVGSTLSNSSSDRSWQFIKVPLSLESVHHSYSEPIWLVMGLDVTQQQQFCQELALKNADLIQLNRLKDEFFTCISHELKSPLTSVIGLSSLLKEQKLGELNERQVHYTELIYHSGRQLMTLVNDLLDLTRLETRQLKLKLLPVEIKSVCQKAYHSLEEKYKGKIEPPIPFTLEIDPGLKEIVADELRLQQMLFHLLDNAVQLSESDGEIGLKVNRWENWIAFTVWDTGIGIPQESQTLLFQQWQSQENLLREQLEGTGLGLILTQRLAKAHGGDISFISRKERGSQFTLLLPVSFAQKNLENSSPTALTQIYPLVLVVESIATTIEQLTDLLTRLGYRFVIARTGTEALEKARQLQPEMIFINPLLPLLSGWDVLKLLKSDPSTKQIKVIVTSSQSEQSHSQQVGADGFLSLPLDPLELEKVLNNSQNINRTSLNHLTILRLHPDLEQMDWMGSVIDSQFDLCLGKQLSQLNCRLLEADSLEQAEMIASVWEVNVVVLDGKSLKEPLSYLLALRQCENLAALPLVTLDTTITESANRLGGLSVFPCLLPNHENKIEQLLQVIQIAARAEE comes from the coding sequence ATGTTTAGTTCTACTGTAACTCTTGATCATTTTATTCAACCTGTTCATGTTTGTGAACCAACCACTGATTTAGAAACGATATTGACTATCTTTCAGTCTAAACCAGAGGAGGTCATCGCTGTCGTCAATGAACAGGGAATCTTGATGGGGACAATTACGGGTTCTCGTCTGCTGCTGTATTTGCCCGATTTGCTGAATTTTCACTTACCTCTATCTCAATGTATAAAAGAGTATCACAACTTACTCACTCCCATAATATCTCTATCGGCCAAGATGAGTGTGGGTCAATTGTGTTTATCTTTACCCGAAGTCGCTGCCAATGAGTCTTATCTTCAATCTTATGGGTTAGTCGATGAGCAGGGGAAGTTTTTAGGATTACTCAATAATTGGAGTCTGCTCAAATTTCTCTTATCCCACTCCTCAAACCGTCTGTCTCCCTCATTTCGGAGTCACTCTTCTTTCTTAGAACAAGTTTTAGGGGAATTTTTTGAACAAGTGCCTTTTCCGGTTTTGATGTCCTCTGGAAAAGGACAAGTGCTTTATCAAAATTCGACCTGGTTTAAACAACTCGGTGATTATCTTCCCTACGATCCCACTAATCCCAGTTTTTGCCCTTCCTTTTCCTTAACTCCTGTTGTTGTTAACCCCTATTCTTCTTTCAAAGTTTCCTCTTCATTAGAAGACAATCTCCCGACTTTGAAAGAACAAGCTTTTCGAGCGGTACAACTGTTGTCTCGTCAAGGACACCCGAATTATCTGTCTGTTTCAGCCGAAAATACCGATTTATCGCCTTGGCAACTTCCCCATTCTTCTCAAAACCTTGTTGGGTCAACCTTATCCAACTCTTCAAGCGATCGCTCTTGGCAATTTATCAAAGTGCCTTTATCTTTGGAGAGTGTTCATCATTCTTACTCTGAGCCAATTTGGTTAGTGATGGGATTAGATGTAACACAGCAACAACAGTTTTGTCAAGAACTCGCCTTAAAAAATGCGGATTTAATCCAACTCAATCGCCTCAAAGATGAATTTTTTACCTGTATTAGCCATGAATTGAAGTCTCCTCTCACCAGCGTCATCGGATTATCAAGTTTATTAAAAGAGCAAAAATTAGGGGAGCTTAATGAGCGTCAAGTCCACTACACCGAGTTAATTTATCACAGTGGCAGACAGTTAATGACTTTAGTTAATGATCTGCTCGATTTAACTCGACTAGAAACCCGACAGTTAAAACTAAAATTGCTCCCTGTTGAGATTAAAAGCGTCTGTCAAAAAGCTTATCACTCTTTAGAGGAAAAATATAAAGGAAAAATCGAGCCGCCGATTCCGTTTACTTTAGAAATCGATCCCGGATTAAAAGAAATTGTAGCTGATGAATTGCGCTTACAACAGATGCTATTTCACTTATTAGATAATGCGGTTCAATTAAGTGAGTCCGATGGAGAAATTGGCTTAAAAGTTAATCGGTGGGAAAATTGGATCGCTTTTACTGTCTGGGATACGGGGATAGGAATTCCCCAAGAATCTCAAACCTTACTCTTTCAACAATGGCAATCTCAAGAAAACCTTTTAAGAGAACAATTGGAGGGAACCGGATTAGGATTAATCTTAACTCAACGATTAGCCAAAGCTCATGGTGGAGATATTTCTTTTATTTCTAGAAAAGAGCGAGGGAGTCAATTTACGTTGCTTTTACCCGTGAGTTTTGCTCAAAAAAATTTAGAGAATAGTTCCCCCACTGCTCTAACTCAAATTTATCCTTTAGTTTTAGTGGTTGAATCTATTGCTACAACCATTGAACAATTGACAGATTTATTAACTCGTTTAGGATATCGTTTTGTGATTGCTCGGACTGGCACAGAAGCGTTAGAAAAAGCCCGTCAACTTCAACCAGAAATGATTTTTATCAATCCTTTATTACCCCTTTTATCGGGATGGGATGTTTTAAAATTACTTAAATCCGACCCCTCCACAAAGCAAATTAAAGTGATTGTCACCTCATCTCAAAGCGAACAATCTCACAGTCAACAGGTAGGGGCTGATGGATTTTTAAGCTTACCTTTAGACCCATTAGAGTTAGAAAAAGTCTTAAATAATTCCCAAAATATTAACCGGACTTCCCTCAATCATTTAACTATATTACGGCTTCATCCCGATCTCGAACAAATGGATTGGATGGGGTCTGTAATAGATTCACAATTTGATTTATGTTTAGGTAAACAATTATCTCAGTTAAATTGTCGTCTTCTGGAGGCAGATAGTTTAGAACAAGCTGAAATGATTGCTAGTGTTTGGGAGGTTAATGTAGTTGTTTTAGATGGAAAAAGTCTTAAAGAACCTCTCAGTTATTTACTTGCTTTAAGACAATGTGAAAATTTAGCGGCTCTGCCTTTAGTGACTTTAGATACTACTATCACCGAATCGGCTAATCGGCTCGGCGGGTTATCCGTATTTCCTTGTCTGCTTCCCAATCATGAAAATAAAATTGAACAGTTATTACAAGTGATTCAAATTGCAGCCAGAGCCGAAGAATAA
- a CDS encoding RDD family protein produces MYLDDPSSRRFPKVPIDRRAYAFLIDFVSVWLISSVVGAAWFLQLLVFIITWLILRVIVVEKNKGQSLGRWSLDMKIIDGRFRRIPGIVELAKREGILGLEAAIAMIGLNLAFINPLSTLLLVSPLLVDCGLAIGDEEFNQAFHDRFAGTLMIQTQRGFSLDLRLRRVWWEVKGRLKKK; encoded by the coding sequence ATGTATCTTGATGACCCTTCTTCTCGACGTTTTCCTAAAGTCCCGATAGACCGACGAGCTTACGCTTTTTTAATCGATTTTGTTAGTGTTTGGTTAATCAGTTCGGTAGTGGGTGCGGCTTGGTTTTTACAGTTATTAGTCTTTATAATTACTTGGTTAATTTTACGGGTGATCGTCGTCGAAAAAAACAAAGGGCAAAGTTTAGGACGTTGGTCTTTAGATATGAAAATTATTGATGGACGGTTTAGGCGTATCCCTGGAATAGTGGAATTAGCAAAACGAGAGGGAATCCTAGGGTTAGAAGCAGCGATCGCTATGATCGGCTTAAATCTTGCCTTTATCAATCCTTTGTCAACTCTGTTGCTCGTTTCCCCTCTGTTAGTCGATTGTGGTCTTGCCATAGGGGATGAAGAATTTAACCAAGCGTTTCACGATCGCTTTGCAGGGACGCTCATGATTCAAACTCAGAGGGGGTTTTCTCTGGATTTACGCTTAAGGCGAGTGTGGTGGGAAGTCAAAGGCAGGCTGAAAAAAAAGTAA
- the ctpB gene encoding carboxyl-terminal processing protease CtpB has protein sequence MNQKKSYICQKLLIGGAITTLSFNPLFSPALSSSPSPQEPTLEDSPKALIDEVWQIINNEFVDRDFNNTDWIKKRQELLNGNYSNRKQAYKAIREALKELGDPYTRFLSPEEFEVLTSQTSGETSGVGVRLAIDKRTSDLIVVDTLKSSPAMEAGIQPGDRIVRINGKPTALMSLEQAVEEMKGEEGTDVSLQISRQGKGVFAVTLTRAHIEIASVSYTLKEEEQLKIGYIKLDEFSSHAAEQMKQAIEELSHKKVDGYVLDLRGNPGGLLYASVDIARMWMKQGKIVSTVDRRGGNRQFSANGTALTDLPLVVLVNQGSASASEILAGALKENGRATVIGTSTYGKATVQSVHSLSDGSGLAVTIARYYPPSGTNINKQGIKPDVEIGLTMEQQVRLQDDPTLLGTIADPQYHRAISVIKSQGFAQPAQPVKPIGIRPQ, from the coding sequence ATGAATCAAAAAAAGAGCTATATTTGCCAAAAGCTTCTTATTGGAGGAGCTATCACCACTCTCTCCTTTAACCCTCTTTTTTCTCCTGCCCTCAGTTCTTCACCCTCTCCACAAGAGCCAACCTTAGAAGACAGTCCTAAAGCCCTCATCGATGAGGTTTGGCAAATTATTAATAATGAGTTTGTAGACAGAGACTTTAATAATACAGATTGGATAAAAAAACGTCAAGAACTTTTAAATGGCAATTACAGCAACCGCAAACAAGCTTATAAGGCAATACGAGAAGCTCTCAAAGAATTAGGCGATCCTTACACCCGTTTTCTCTCTCCAGAAGAATTTGAAGTCTTAACCAGTCAGACTTCTGGGGAAACTTCAGGAGTCGGAGTCCGTCTGGCGATCGATAAACGCACTAGCGATCTAATCGTAGTCGATACCCTTAAATCTTCCCCCGCAATGGAAGCAGGGATTCAACCGGGCGATCGCATCGTAAGAATTAACGGCAAACCAACCGCGTTAATGAGTTTAGAGCAAGCAGTAGAGGAAATGAAAGGAGAAGAAGGAACAGATGTGTCTCTTCAAATCTCGCGCCAAGGAAAAGGAGTTTTTGCCGTCACCCTGACTCGCGCTCATATCGAAATCGCTTCCGTCAGTTACACTTTAAAGGAAGAAGAACAACTCAAAATCGGTTACATTAAACTCGATGAGTTCAGTTCCCATGCGGCTGAACAAATGAAACAAGCGATCGAAGAACTCAGCCATAAAAAAGTAGATGGGTATGTCTTAGACTTACGGGGAAATCCCGGCGGATTACTCTATGCGAGTGTGGACATCGCCAGAATGTGGATGAAACAAGGCAAAATTGTTAGCACCGTCGATCGTCGAGGAGGCAATCGTCAATTTAGCGCCAATGGAACGGCGTTAACCGATTTACCTTTAGTCGTCTTAGTCAATCAAGGATCAGCCAGCGCCAGTGAAATTTTAGCCGGAGCGCTCAAAGAAAATGGCCGAGCGACAGTGATCGGAACATCTACTTATGGAAAGGCAACGGTACAATCCGTTCATAGTCTTTCCGATGGTTCAGGATTAGCCGTTACCATTGCTCGTTATTATCCCCCCAGTGGCACAAATATTAACAAACAGGGAATTAAACCAGATGTAGAAATTGGGTTGACGATGGAACAACAAGTCCGTCTTCAAGATGATCCCACTTTATTAGGAACGATCGCCGATCCTCAATATCATCGAGCCATATCCGTCATTAAATCACAAGGTTTTGCTCAACCGGCGCAACCTGTTAAACCGATCGGGATTCGTCCTCAATAA
- a CDS encoding NUDIX hydrolase, which translates to MNPTPIQVALAILQKDGQFLLQLRDDFPHIACPGQWGLFGGHLEPGESPIEGLKRELQEEIHYQVVAPELFRCYTGDQIIRHVYSASLTVPIEQLILTEGQDFALIAPDAIRSGNYYSPKIDQVRPLGQFHQQILLEFMAAELQITH; encoded by the coding sequence ATGAATCCTACTCCTATCCAGGTAGCGTTGGCTATCCTACAAAAAGATGGTCAATTTTTGTTGCAATTACGGGATGATTTTCCCCATATTGCTTGTCCAGGTCAATGGGGTTTATTTGGCGGTCATTTAGAACCAGGGGAAAGCCCTATCGAAGGGTTAAAACGAGAATTACAAGAAGAAATTCACTATCAAGTTGTAGCGCCTGAGCTATTTCGCTGCTACACTGGAGATCAAATTATTCGCCATGTGTATTCTGCTTCCTTAACAGTCCCTATTGAACAGTTAATCCTAACTGAAGGACAAGACTTCGCCTTGATAGCGCCTGATGCTATCCGCTCTGGCAATTACTATTCTCCTAAAATTGATCAAGTCCGTCCTCTTGGGCAATTTCATCAACAAATTTTGCTAGAGTTCATGGCAGCAGAGTTACAAATCACCCACTAG
- the folD gene encoding bifunctional methylenetetrahydrofolate dehydrogenase/methenyltetrahydrofolate cyclohydrolase FolD: MVSQAAKILDGKALAQKIQLSLKEEIQTLQPKIGRPPGLAVLMVGDNPASAVYVRNKEKSCTKVGMASFGRHFPGETSQSELEQVIEELNQDSRVDGILIQLPLPDHLDGIALLHQINPEKDADGLHPTNLGRLVRGEPGLRSCTPAGVMALLEEYNLEVKGKHAVVIGRSILVGKPMGLMLLEENATVTIAHSLTQNLTELTRSADILVAAAGKANLITPEMVKPGAVVIDVGINRIEDESGKARLVGDVDYEGVAEVAQYITPVPGGIGPMTVAMLLSNTVYSYRQKEAGVERQKAGGN, encoded by the coding sequence ATGGTTTCTCAAGCCGCCAAAATTTTAGATGGCAAAGCATTAGCCCAAAAAATACAGCTTTCCTTAAAGGAGGAAATCCAAACCCTACAGCCTAAAATCGGTCGCCCTCCTGGGTTAGCGGTTTTGATGGTGGGGGATAATCCTGCGAGTGCAGTCTATGTTCGTAATAAAGAAAAGTCCTGTACTAAAGTGGGGATGGCTTCTTTTGGGCGACATTTTCCCGGTGAAACCTCTCAATCTGAACTAGAACAAGTGATAGAGGAACTTAATCAAGATTCGCGGGTTGATGGGATTTTAATTCAACTTCCCTTGCCGGATCATTTAGATGGAATTGCCCTACTGCACCAAATTAACCCAGAAAAAGATGCAGATGGTCTTCATCCCACCAATTTAGGGCGACTGGTACGGGGAGAACCGGGTCTGAGAAGTTGTACCCCCGCCGGAGTGATGGCCTTACTCGAAGAATACAATTTAGAAGTTAAAGGAAAACACGCTGTTGTGATCGGACGGAGTATTTTAGTCGGAAAACCAATGGGTTTAATGCTCCTAGAAGAAAATGCTACAGTTACCATTGCCCACTCTCTAACTCAAAATTTAACTGAATTAACTCGTAGTGCGGATATTTTAGTGGCAGCAGCCGGTAAAGCTAATTTAATTACCCCAGAAATGGTTAAACCCGGTGCTGTGGTTATTGATGTGGGGATCAATCGAATTGAAGATGAAAGCGGAAAAGCTCGTCTGGTGGGAGATGTGGACTATGAAGGGGTGGCAGAAGTCGCCCAGTATATTACACCGGTTCCGGGAGGAATTGGGCCGATGACTGTTGCCATGTTACTGTCGAATACGGTTTACAGTTATCGTCAAAAGGAGGCAGGGGTTGAAAGGCAGAAGGCAGGAGGCAATTAG
- the crtE gene encoding geranylgeranyl diphosphate synthase CrtE has translation MVTTDEKIPQQRTSFDLTSYLKHQKDLVDQALESSLPITKPEKIYEAMRYSLLAGGKRLRPILCLATCDLMGGTVEMAMPTACALEMIHTMSLIHDDLPAMDNDDYRRGKLTNHKVYGEDIAILAGDGLLSYAFEYVATQTRNVPPEQILEVIARLGRTVGAAGLVGGQVLDLESEGKSDITPETLTFIHTHKTGALLETSVVSGAILAGATREEVEKLSRYAQNIGLAFQIVDDILDITATQEELGKSIGKDVQAQKATYPSLWGIEESKVQAQKLVDEAIAQLAPYSEKAEPLRAIAQFIVTRTH, from the coding sequence ATGGTAACAACGGATGAGAAAATTCCCCAACAGAGAACCAGTTTTGATCTCACATCCTATCTAAAACACCAAAAAGATTTGGTTGATCAAGCCTTAGAAAGTTCTCTCCCTATCACTAAACCCGAAAAAATTTATGAGGCAATGCGCTATTCTCTTCTGGCAGGAGGAAAGCGTCTCCGTCCTATTCTGTGTTTGGCAACCTGTGACTTGATGGGCGGAACAGTTGAGATGGCAATGCCCACTGCTTGCGCCCTAGAAATGATTCATACGATGTCATTAATTCATGATGATCTGCCGGCCATGGATAATGATGACTATCGACGGGGTAAATTGACAAATCATAAAGTTTATGGGGAAGATATCGCTATTTTGGCAGGAGATGGGCTATTATCTTATGCTTTTGAATATGTAGCCACCCAAACCCGCAATGTCCCTCCTGAGCAAATTTTAGAAGTGATTGCTCGTTTAGGGCGAACTGTGGGGGCAGCCGGTTTAGTCGGGGGTCAAGTCCTCGATTTAGAATCAGAAGGGAAATCAGATATTACCCCTGAAACTCTCACCTTTATTCATACCCACAAAACCGGGGCTTTATTAGAAACGTCTGTTGTGTCTGGGGCAATTTTAGCCGGTGCTACCCGTGAGGAAGTAGAAAAACTTTCTCGTTATGCTCAAAATATTGGGTTAGCGTTTCAAATCGTCGATGATATTCTAGATATTACTGCTACTCAAGAAGAATTGGGCAAAAGCATCGGTAAAGATGTACAGGCACAAAAAGCCACTTATCCTAGTCTGTGGGGCATAGAAGAATCCAAAGTTCAAGCCCAGAAGTTAGTGGATGAAGCTATTGCCCAGTTAGCCCCCTATAGCGAAAAAGCCGAACCCTTGCGGGCGATCGCTCAATTTATTGTCACCCGTACTCACTAA
- a CDS encoding divergent PAP2 family protein has translation MQEFQHIFENRVLLVSILACLSAQGLKVIIELIRDGKINLRYLMTTGGMPSAHSALVGALATGVGLTVGWASPDFAIACLFAVIVMYDAAGVRQAAGKQARILNQIIDEFFHDGHNFNEERLKELLGHTPFQVLVGLALGVGITLMAFPTL, from the coding sequence ATGCAGGAGTTTCAGCACATATTCGAGAATCGGGTCTTGCTAGTTTCTATTCTAGCTTGCCTGAGTGCCCAAGGTCTCAAGGTGATTATAGAACTGATTCGGGATGGGAAAATTAACCTTCGTTATCTTATGACGACGGGAGGAATGCCTAGTGCCCATTCCGCTTTAGTGGGAGCATTAGCGACAGGAGTGGGACTAACCGTAGGATGGGCATCTCCTGATTTTGCTATTGCTTGTTTATTTGCCGTGATTGTGATGTATGATGCGGCTGGAGTTCGTCAAGCGGCGGGCAAACAGGCACGAATTTTGAATCAGATTATCGATGAGTTTTTTCATGATGGCCACAATTTTAATGAGGAACGTCTGAAAGAATTACTCGGACATACCCCATTCCAGGTGTTAGTAGGGTTAGCTTTGGGAGTTGGGATTACCTTAATGGCTTTCCCAACTTTATAA